From the genome of Alteromonas stellipolaris:
GTTGAATGGCATATGATAGGCCCTATTCAATCGAACAAGACAAAAGTAGTAGCCGAGCATTTCGATTGGGTCCAATCCGTTGACAGGGAAAAAATAGCCCGTCGTTTGAATGACCAACGCCCAGCGAATATGGCGCCTCTGAATGTGTGTATTCAAGTGAATATCGATGATGAAGCGAGCAAGTCAGGTGTAAAACCTGAAGAGGTAGATGAACTAGTACGCTTTATTAGCCAGCAAGACAAGCTTTGCTTACGTGGGCTAATGGCAATTCCAAAAGCAAACCCAGACAGCCATGAACAAGCGCAAAGCCTCAGTGCTTTAAAGGAATTGTTCGACCGATACCATACAAACTTGACCAATTTTGATACCCTGTCCGTAGGAATGAGCAGTGATATGCAAAGCGCCATCGCTCATGGGTCTACCATGGTAAGAATTGGCACCGCTATCTTTGGCTCACGCGACTAGTTCCTACTATTTTTTACTGAACACTGTTCGTTTTTTCAACTTACAATAGGATTCATATGCAACAAAAGAAATTGGCATTTATAGGCGCGGGCAACATGAGCCGCAGCATTATTAGTGGTTTAATTCAGTCTGGCTACGATAAGACACGCATCTTAGCGAGCAACCCGTCTACTCCGAAACTCGATAAGTTAAAAGAAGAATTCGGTATTCAAATTACCCAATCTAATGATGAAGCCTGCCAGTTTGCAGATGCTATTGTGCTAGCCGTGAAGCCCCAAATGATGGGTGATATGTGCGCAGACCTTCAGCAGAACAACGATTTATCTGGCAAGCTATTTCTTAGTATTGCAGCTGGGTTGCCCGTTTCTCGTTTACAAGAAATGTTAGGTGGCGAATATCCGGTTGTTCGTATTATGCCAAATACGCCAAGCCTACTTAGTAAGGGTATGTCGGGCATGTACGCAGATAACACCGTGTCAGAAGACGACAGAACTTACGTTGATGATGTGATGAATAGCGTAGGTGAAACGGTATGGGTTGAAGAGGAAGATGGAATTAACGGCGTTATCGCCGCGGCAGGCAGCAGCCCAGCCTATTTCTTCTTGTTTTTACAAGCCATGCAAGACGAAGCCATAAACATGGGCTTCGATAAAGCCCAATCCCGTTTGATGGTACAACAAGCTATGTTGGGCGCTGCTGAAATGGTTTGTCACAATCCTGACCTTGAATTAAGTGAGCTTCGTGCCCAAGTTACTTCTAAGGGCGGCACCACGGCCGCGGCAGTCAATACCTTAATTGATCAAGGTTTGAGTGATATCGTAAGTAACGCGATGCGCGCTGCGGTAGCTCGCGCTGAAGAAATGGCAAAACAGCTTTAACGTTTTTAGGAACATCAAAACATGAATGCAACGGTTTTTCTGGTAGATACACTATTTGGTTTGTATTTAATGGTGGTTGTCTTACGCCTATGGTTGCAACTGGTTAGGGCTGATTTTTATAACCCTATGAGCCAGTTTATCGTAAAGGCCACGCACCCTCTTGTGGGGCCGTTGCGCAGATTAATTCCTTCGATTGGCCGCTTCGACACGGCTACCTTCGTGCTAGCGCTGGTTGTTGCGGCGTTGAAAATAATTACGCTTTCACTGATGGTTGGTGGGAGTTTGAATCCTGTGGGCATCATAATCGTTGCGCTGATTGAAGTAGTAAAAGAAACCCTTTCTATCATGTTCTGGGTGTTAATTTTACGCGCGATTCTAAGTTGGGTATCGCAAGGCCAAACGCCTATCGACTACCTTCTTTATCAACTTACTGAGCCGTTCTTAGCCCCCATTAGAAAAGTTATACCGCCATTAGGTGGTCTAGACCTATCAGTGCTGATTGCCATTATTGGGCTACAGTTTTTACAATTGCTACTTCAAGACACATTCAGGTTCTTTTAAGCTGAATCTGCGGAGTGATAAGATGAAAAAAATCAGTACATTACTTTTTGGTTTATTGGGTAGTTTATTACTTATTATAAGTAGTGCAGCACACGCCGAGCAAAAGCAACAACTAGGCGAATGGGATGTGCATTACATGGTAGTGAGTACTCCCTTTCTTACCCCGGAAGTTGCGGCCTCTTATGGCATAGTTCGTAGTAAGTTTAACGCCCTGGTCAATATTTCTGTCCTAGATGCCGTAACCGGAACCGCTCAACGCGTATCTGTTTCAGGTACTGCCAAAAACTTGATAGGCACCACTAAGACACTCACCTTTAAGAAGGTAGAAGAAGGCGATGCAATTTACTACCTAGCGGTGCTGCCTTTTAGAGACAGAGAAAACTACAGGTTTAGTATTGATGTTCAACGCGGAAATACTATGCAAACCTTGAATTTTAAACAAGAAATGTTTGTTGATAGTTAGGGTTTAAAGTAAGCGTGAAGCATATAAATGTGATTGTGTAAAAACCTCAAAGGGCGATTGAAAATTCGCCTTTTTTTATGCGCGCTAAAAGTTTGGACGCTAAAAGTTTGGACACCCACCCGAACTATCCTCTTGTTCAGTATATTTAACCTGAAATGTAGCTCAGTATCATTATCACTATTTTGAAATTGAGCTCCATTATGCCAAGCCCTAGAAAGTCACTAATCTGTTTACAGAACACGCCCTACTATCACTGCGTATCTCGGTGTGTGAGGCGAGCATTTTTGTGTGGTAAAGACCGTTATTCGGGGAAGAGCTACGAGCATAGGCGCCAGTGGGTTGAAGATAGGCTCATAACGCTAACAAGCGTATTTTCAATTGATGTATGTGCTTATGCGGTAATGAGTAACCATACCCACTTGGTATTACATGTAGATAGAAACGAAGCGTTGTCGTGGACCACCGAGGAAGTATTGAGGCGTTGGCATTCACTACATAAGGGCACTGTATTAACCCAGCAATATATGCAGCCCGCACAGCGAGCTTCGCTTACAGAAGCTCAGATAACGACCATCATATCGACAGCAAATATATATAGACAACGGTTGTACGATATCAGTTGGTTTATGAGGTTACTGAATGAGTTTATTGCTCGTGAAGCTAACAAGGAGGATGAGTGCACTGGACGTTTTTGGGAAGGAAGATTTAAATCGCAGGCTCTACTTGATGAAGCCGCATTGGTGGCATGTATGGCCTACGTAGATTTGAATCCACTACGCGTGGGACTTTCAAAAACGCCAGAAACATCTGAATTCACCAGCATTAAGCATCGAATAGAGGCAGTGCAACTTGGGGGGCAACCTAAGTTCCTTAAACCATTAGTGGGAAACGCTTCGCAAGCTTTGAAAGGGTTGCCTTTTAATTTAGCTGATTACTTAACCTTGGTCGATGAAACTGCTAGGCAAATTAGCACAGGTAAATCCGGTTACGTACTCCACAATACCTCGCCAATTATACAACGCACCGGCTTATCGCAAATAAACTGGAATAGTATGGTCGTTGGGATTGAAGATATCTTTTCAAACTCTATTGGCCTTTCAATTGCCCAGCGAAGGCTAGCCCTCTCTAGAGCGGGTTGATATCACCCAAATAGATCAAATTCATTAAAATAGCGCGCAGCCAGGTTCACTGAAATCAGATCAATCACAAGTTTTAGCTTAATATTTTCCATACCTAAAACTTTTAGTTTTAGGTGAGTATTCGCTGCACCATTTTGCCTCACCAATGTTTTATATCGCGTCTGAAAAGCTTAATTTAACCTGTGTCGTAGTGCCTAAATTTGTGCTTAAAACTATGGGTGTCTTAACATTATATTCAATTTTTTATAGCTCAATCCTTTACCCCCAAAGCATACTGGTAAATAATCTTAAGATACTGGTCGGGCAAGTTTGTGGCTGTCCGAATAAAAATTATAACGAGAACAACCATGACCAACGCATACCCTCACTTACTTGAGCCCTTAGATCTTGGCTTCACCACGTTAAAAAATCGTACTTTAATGGGCTCTATGCACTTAGGCCTTGAAGAAGAAAAAGGAGGCTTTGACAAGCTTGCAGCATTTTACGCAGAACGAGCTAAAGGTGGTGTGGCGCTTATTGTAACAGGTGGGATCAGCCCAAACATTTCTGGCTGGGTAGCCCCTTTTGCAGGAAGAATGACAGCCAAGCGTCATGCTAAAAAACATAAAGTGATTACTGAGGCTGTACATGCAGAAGGCGGTAAAATTTGTATGCAAATTTTGCACTCTGGTCGTTACGGATATCATCCTCTAGCGGTATCAGCTTCCCCAATGAAGTCTCCAATTACCCCTTTTAAACCGCGAGCTCTATCCTCAAAAGCTGTGACAGGCACAATTAAGGACTATGTAAATTGTGCTGCTCTTGCCAAGGAAGCTGGGTACGATGGCGTAGAAGTGATGGGCTCTGAAGGTTATTTAATTAATCAATTTTTAGTGAAGCGAACTAATCATCGAGATGATGAATGGGGTGGGTGTCTAGAAAACAGGGTGAAAATAGCGGTAGAGATCGTCAAAGGGATCCGTGAAAAGGTGGGCACTAATTTCATCATTATTTATCGCCTATCGATGCTGGATTTAGTTGAAGGCGGCGCAAAATGGGACGACGTTGTTTATCTTGCCAAAGCGATAGAAAAAGCTGGTGCTACGCTCATCAATACGGGGATTGGTTGGCATGAAGCTCGTGTTCCAACTATCTCTACTTCGGTGCCACGCGCTGCGTTCACGTGGATTACACAGCGGATGAAAAAAGAAGTATCAATTCCGCTTGTTACCACTAATCGAATTAATACACCTGAAGTCGCCGAAAGCGTCTTGGCTGATGGCCATGCTGACATGGTATCAATGGCGCGTCCATTTCTAGCTGATTCTCAGTTTGTCACCAAAGCTATGCGCAACGAATCCAAATTAATTAATACGTGTATTGCGTGCAATCAAGCATGTTTAGACCATGCGTTTGAACAAAAACGTGCTAGCTGTTTAGTAAACCCTCAGGCCTGCTACGAAACAGAACTTACTTTTACTCCAGTAGAGCACAGTAAACATATTGCAGTGGTCGGGGCCGGTCCTGCTGGGCTTGCATTCGCTATGTACGCTGCTGATAGAGGCCATAAAGTCACCATATTCGACAAAGCGAGTGAGCTTGGTGGGCAATTCAACTATGCGAAACAAGTACCTGGTAAAGAAGAGTTTTATGAAACCATTCGCTACTTTAGTAATCAACTTGAGCGTACCGGAGTTATAGTAACACTCAATACCGATGTTACCTCTAAACACCTTATTGAAAGCGGGTTTGATGATGTTGTATTGGCTACGGGTATCAACCCTCGAAAACTAACTATCGAAGGTGCAGACCATCCAAAGGTCATGAGTTATATCGATGTGCTGCGCGACCACAAGCCTGTGGGGCAAAAAGTAGCTATCGTTGGTGCGGGAGGCATCGGGTTCGATATAGCCGAGTATTTAGTTGAAGACAAAGAACTAACGCTCAACACTGATAAGTGGCTGTCTCATTGGGGGATTGATAAAAACTACACCAACGAAGGCGCGCTCACTGAGAAAAAATATACCCCATCAAGCCGAGAGGTATTTTTACTGCAACGCAAGACATCTAAAGTTGGCAAGGGTTTAGGTAAAACGACAGGCTGGATCCATCGCCAATCATTGAAGCTTCACAATGTACAAATGGTAAATGGTGTCAGTTATGAAAAGGTTGATGATGAAGGTTTACATGTTCTAATAAATGACAAACCAAAATGCTTAGTCGTAGACAACGTTATCGTGTGTGCGGGGCAAGAACCGTTCAAGCCTTTGCAGGCTCCACTGGAGGCAGCCGGTGTGAGTGTCCACATTATAGGTGGTGCAGATGTTGCCGCTGAACTAGACGCGAAGCGTGCTATTCGCCAAGGTGCTGAGCTAGCTGCTAAAATTTAAAGATTAGTATTTAAAGGTGGGTGTCTCAGTTTAGCTTTATAAAAAAGAAGGGAAGCTAATTAGCTTCCCTTCTCTATATTTCTTATATTTTTACTAGAATTGGTCGAACATGATGGTGTTCCCATCAGGATCTTTCACTACGCAATGCCCTGGCCCCTCTTCGCCTTTGACTGGCACATCTATTTCAATGCCTTTGTCCATTAAGCGCTGCTCGAGTTCGCGCACGTCAGCGGGGTTGAAGGTTAAAATATTGCCTTCAAACATGCCCTCGAACAAACCAATCATGGTTTGACCACTTTTCATGATAACCCACTTTTCTTCTACAGAGCCGCATGACGGCATTGCCTCAAAACCGAGTGTTTCATAAAACGTTTTCGAGATGGCAATATCACTGACCGCTAAACTTAACGAAAAAAGCCCAGGTTGCACTGTGTTCTCCTAAGAACCTAACAGAATGAATTACATACTGTAGATAAGTGCGCGAGCAAGATCACGGCAACTGGTCGCAAAACGTTCAATTTTTACGCTATATTAGTGCTGCCACTCTTTCGTCAGCACAACCGCTTCATCGCCCTCTACCTTCACTTCTTTGCGCGACTCTTGGCCTTGGCTGTCTACCGCATAAAACTCGTAAACAGTTATGCCAGTGCCATGCTGAATACTCTCAATGATGCGTTTGGCTTCGAAATCAGGTGAAGATTGTTTTAAAGCCCCACTAACATTCTCAGGCAACTGCGACCACACTAGGTCTCTTTGTACTTCTACAACTGTCCATTCGTCAGCCACTTGTAACATATCAAACTCAATTTCTTTGCCATCGACCAATACACCTTCAACATCAAGATAAGTCTTGCCATGCTTTAGCTCTTTTTCCACTTCATTTGCTGTGAAAGATGGCTCAATAGCTTTGATAGCAGTTAACGCATTGGCTGGAATGTCACTAACATTCATACTTACTTTTTGGTTTAGCGTAGCACCAATTTTGGCTTTTTCACCATGATTGGCTTTTGGCGCAACGCTCTCTCCTACTTCTAACCGCGTGAACGTTACACTGGCGTAATCACCATTAGCTTTATCTTCTGCCCAATTTCCTGTACCAAGACACGCAGGGTACCAAAAACCTGGGTCATCTTTGGTGCTACATTGGTTATAGGCTCCTGCTTTGAAATAGTTCCAATCCAACGT
Proteins encoded in this window:
- the proC gene encoding pyrroline-5-carboxylate reductase, which translates into the protein MQQKKLAFIGAGNMSRSIISGLIQSGYDKTRILASNPSTPKLDKLKEEFGIQITQSNDEACQFADAIVLAVKPQMMGDMCADLQQNNDLSGKLFLSIAAGLPVSRLQEMLGGEYPVVRIMPNTPSLLSKGMSGMYADNTVSEDDRTYVDDVMNSVGETVWVEEEDGINGVIAAAGSSPAYFFLFLQAMQDEAINMGFDKAQSRLMVQQAMLGAAEMVCHNPDLELSELRAQVTSKGGTTAAAVNTLIDQGLSDIVSNAMRAAVARAEEMAKQL
- a CDS encoding DUF4426 domain-containing protein gives rise to the protein MKKISTLLFGLLGSLLLIISSAAHAEQKQQLGEWDVHYMVVSTPFLTPEVAASYGIVRSKFNALVNISVLDAVTGTAQRVSVSGTAKNLIGTTKTLTFKKVEEGDAIYYLAVLPFRDRENYRFSIDVQRGNTMQTLNFKQEMFVDS
- a CDS encoding NADPH-dependent 2,4-dienoyl-CoA reductase; the protein is MTNAYPHLLEPLDLGFTTLKNRTLMGSMHLGLEEEKGGFDKLAAFYAERAKGGVALIVTGGISPNISGWVAPFAGRMTAKRHAKKHKVITEAVHAEGGKICMQILHSGRYGYHPLAVSASPMKSPITPFKPRALSSKAVTGTIKDYVNCAALAKEAGYDGVEVMGSEGYLINQFLVKRTNHRDDEWGGCLENRVKIAVEIVKGIREKVGTNFIIIYRLSMLDLVEGGAKWDDVVYLAKAIEKAGATLINTGIGWHEARVPTISTSVPRAAFTWITQRMKKEVSIPLVTTNRINTPEVAESVLADGHADMVSMARPFLADSQFVTKAMRNESKLINTCIACNQACLDHAFEQKRASCLVNPQACYETELTFTPVEHSKHIAVVGAGPAGLAFAMYAADRGHKVTIFDKASELGGQFNYAKQVPGKEEFYETIRYFSNQLERTGVIVTLNTDVTSKHLIESGFDDVVLATGINPRKLTIEGADHPKVMSYIDVLRDHKPVGQKVAIVGAGGIGFDIAEYLVEDKELTLNTDKWLSHWGIDKNYTNEGALTEKKYTPSSREVFLLQRKTSKVGKGLGKTTGWIHRQSLKLHNVQMVNGVSYEKVDDEGLHVLINDKPKCLVVDNVIVCAGQEPFKPLQAPLEAAGVSVHIIGGADVAAELDAKRAIRQGAELAAKI
- a CDS encoding YggT family protein, producing the protein MNATVFLVDTLFGLYLMVVVLRLWLQLVRADFYNPMSQFIVKATHPLVGPLRRLIPSIGRFDTATFVLALVVAALKIITLSLMVGGSLNPVGIIIVALIEVVKETLSIMFWVLILRAILSWVSQGQTPIDYLLYQLTEPFLAPIRKVIPPLGGLDLSVLIAIIGLQFLQLLLQDTFRFF
- a CDS encoding YggS family pyridoxal phosphate-dependent enzyme, with translation MQTIAERLNSARQDVSLATASANRPPNSVKLLAVSKTKPVSDIMAAYEEGQRTFGENYIQEGVDKIQQLSALIDVEWHMIGPIQSNKTKVVAEHFDWVQSVDREKIARRLNDQRPANMAPLNVCIQVNIDDEASKSGVKPEEVDELVRFISQQDKLCLRGLMAIPKANPDSHEQAQSLSALKELFDRYHTNLTNFDTLSVGMSSDMQSAIAHGSTMVRIGTAIFGSRD
- a CDS encoding transposase, whose translation is MPSPRKSLICLQNTPYYHCVSRCVRRAFLCGKDRYSGKSYEHRRQWVEDRLITLTSVFSIDVCAYAVMSNHTHLVLHVDRNEALSWTTEEVLRRWHSLHKGTVLTQQYMQPAQRASLTEAQITTIISTANIYRQRLYDISWFMRLLNEFIAREANKEDECTGRFWEGRFKSQALLDEAALVACMAYVDLNPLRVGLSKTPETSEFTSIKHRIEAVQLGGQPKFLKPLVGNASQALKGLPFNLADYLTLVDETARQISTGKSGYVLHNTSPIIQRTGLSQINWNSMVVGIEDIFSNSIGLSIAQRRLALSRAG
- a CDS encoding VOC family protein, whose amino-acid sequence is MQPGLFSLSLAVSDIAISKTFYETLGFEAMPSCGSVEEKWVIMKSGQTMIGLFEGMFEGNILTFNPADVRELEQRLMDKGIEIDVPVKGEEGPGHCVVKDPDGNTIMFDQF